From Streptomyces yatensis, one genomic window encodes:
- a CDS encoding FmdB family zinc ribbon protein, which produces MPTYQYQCTECGEGLEAVQKFTDDALTECPNCKGRLKKVFSAVGIVFKGSGFYRNDSRSSSSSTSGGSSKPAAKSESSDSSSSSSSSSDSSSSSSSSTSSSSASSSSSSASSSSSSSSSAA; this is translated from the coding sequence GTGCCGACCTACCAGTACCAGTGCACCGAGTGCGGCGAGGGCCTCGAGGCGGTGCAGAAGTTCACCGACGACGCGCTCACCGAGTGCCCCAACTGCAAGGGACGCCTGAAGAAGGTGTTCTCCGCGGTCGGCATCGTGTTCAAGGGCTCCGGGTTCTACCGGAACGACAGCCGCTCCTCGTCCAGCAGCACGAGCGGCGGTTCCAGCAAGCCGGCGGCGAAGAGCGAGAGCTCCGACTCGTCGTCTTCCTCGTCCTCGTCCTCGGACTCTTCTTCCTCGTCCTCCTCCTCGACGTCTTCGTCGTCGGCTTCTTCGTCGTCGTCCTCGGCGTCCTCCTCGTCTTCGTCGTCGAGTTCGGCCGCCTGA